One window of the Rhodococcus sovatensis genome contains the following:
- a CDS encoding GntP family permease yields the protein MDPIEPAYGTTALLLIAAAAVAVLLFLIMKVKLHAFVSLVLVSAVTAVVAGIPLAEVPDALMSSFSSTLGSVALLVALGVMVGRLLEITGGAQVLADTLINRFGAKRAPLALGVAALIFGFPIFFDAGLVVFLPIIYTVARRFGGSILLYALPTAGAFAAMHAIVPPHPGPVAATELLGGDIGTVLLVGVPVAIVSWFVGSYLVGTALGRRFDVATVDLLAGPQNTGPQKTGTNKTGSAGTGDSADSSDSDTRDDSSGQFGSSPSFSTVLLILLTPLVLISLNTVVNTLSSAGVIDGDTTWASAFVLLGQTPIALLITLLLALFLLAPGRFPIGDAAKFMDQALGPICSIILITGAGGMFGGVLRASGIGQSLTSSLSGLGLPILLQAFLIATALRVAQGSATVALTTTAGLIAVQVGEQDLSNFKIALLVFALAAGATVLSHVNDSGFWLVSRFFGMDEKTTLKTWTVMETTLGLAVFAVASILWVIF from the coding sequence ATGGATCCGATCGAACCGGCATACGGAACGACGGCACTGCTCTTGATCGCTGCAGCAGCGGTTGCCGTACTGCTGTTCCTCATCATGAAGGTCAAACTGCACGCGTTCGTCTCACTCGTGCTGGTCAGTGCCGTCACCGCTGTTGTAGCCGGCATCCCGTTGGCGGAGGTGCCGGACGCGCTGATGTCGAGCTTCAGCTCGACCCTCGGATCGGTGGCGCTGCTGGTGGCCCTAGGAGTGATGGTCGGGCGACTGCTCGAGATCACCGGTGGCGCACAAGTATTGGCCGACACCCTGATCAACCGGTTCGGCGCCAAGCGAGCACCGTTGGCACTCGGCGTCGCCGCTCTGATCTTCGGTTTCCCCATCTTCTTCGACGCAGGCCTCGTGGTCTTTCTTCCCATCATCTACACCGTCGCCCGCCGCTTCGGCGGGTCGATCCTGCTCTATGCACTGCCGACCGCGGGTGCATTCGCCGCCATGCACGCGATCGTTCCGCCGCACCCCGGTCCAGTGGCAGCAACGGAACTGCTGGGCGGCGACATCGGTACCGTTCTACTCGTCGGTGTCCCCGTGGCGATCGTGTCGTGGTTCGTCGGCTCCTACCTCGTGGGTACTGCGTTGGGTCGCCGATTCGACGTCGCAACAGTCGACCTGCTCGCCGGACCCCAGAACACCGGACCTCAGAAGACCGGGACCAACAAGACCGGGTCCGCAGGCACCGGTGACAGCGCAGACAGTAGTGACAGCGACACCCGAGACGACTCGTCCGGACAGTTCGGGTCCTCGCCGAGCTTCTCCACCGTTCTGTTGATTCTGTTGACACCGCTGGTCTTGATCTCGTTGAACACCGTCGTCAACACCTTGTCGAGTGCAGGTGTGATCGACGGCGACACAACGTGGGCATCTGCATTCGTGCTCCTCGGTCAGACGCCGATCGCATTGCTGATCACACTGCTGCTCGCGCTGTTCCTGCTGGCACCGGGTCGCTTCCCTATCGGCGATGCTGCCAAGTTCATGGACCAGGCACTCGGACCCATCTGCTCCATCATCCTCATCACCGGTGCCGGCGGAATGTTCGGCGGCGTGCTGCGAGCCAGCGGCATCGGCCAGTCGCTGACCTCGTCGTTGTCGGGATTGGGTCTGCCCATCCTCCTGCAGGCATTCCTCATTGCCACTGCGTTGCGAGTCGCCCAGGGATCGGCGACGGTCGCGTTGACCACCACTGCCGGACTCATCGCAGTGCAGGTAGGCGAGCAGGACCTCAGCAATTTCAAGATCGCGCTTCTCGTCTTCGCGCTTGCAGCCGGTGCCACTGTGCTCTCGCACGTCAACGATTCCGGCTTCTGGCTCGTCAGTCGCTTCTTCGGTATGGACGAGAAGACGACGCTCAAGACGTGGACCGTGATGGAGACGACGCTCGGTCTCGCGGTATTCGCGGTGGCATCGATACTCTGGGTCATTTTCTAG
- a CDS encoding rhamnulokinase family protein, giving the protein MGVFAAVDLGASSGRVMLGRVENGQVRLDEVARFENRPVRLNGSLHWNIVDLYQGVLDGLRTLVDGLEGETLTSIGIDTWAVDYALLAADGSMLGIPFHYRDARNDGEHADLFLRNGIAQLPFNTVYQLLTESTDRLASAHRMLMIPDLLAYWLTGIAAGEVTNASTSGMLDPTTRQWDRELVAEVGLKPDMLPTLLVPGERIGSLRPDVAALVGSRADVVAVGTHDTASAIVAVPAESSSFAYIASGTWSLVGVEAPGPVISAAARDAGFTNEAGVDGTVRLLRNVMGLWLVQESLRQWERDGVTYSLGDLLAEAESLGGVGAVVDPDLPVFLPPGDMPSRIAEECRAAGVPVPSTPAETVRCIMDSLAAAYARSVRTAGELAGIDIETVHIVGGGSQNELLCQLTADATGLPVVAGPVEGSALGNVLVQARAAGAIAGGVAEMRHVVGRSFPLTRYLPRGADAGS; this is encoded by the coding sequence ATGGGCGTGTTCGCGGCCGTCGATCTCGGCGCGTCGAGTGGACGGGTCATGCTCGGTCGGGTCGAGAACGGTCAAGTCAGGTTGGACGAAGTCGCACGGTTCGAGAACCGGCCCGTGCGACTGAACGGTTCGCTGCACTGGAACATCGTCGATCTGTATCAGGGGGTTCTCGACGGGTTGCGCACTCTCGTCGACGGCCTCGAAGGTGAGACCCTGACGTCGATCGGAATCGACACCTGGGCAGTGGACTACGCACTGCTGGCTGCAGACGGCTCGATGCTCGGAATCCCCTTCCACTACCGCGATGCACGCAACGACGGTGAGCATGCCGACCTGTTCCTACGGAACGGCATCGCGCAGCTTCCGTTCAACACCGTGTACCAGTTGCTGACCGAATCGACCGATCGACTCGCGTCGGCACACCGGATGCTCATGATTCCCGACCTGCTGGCGTACTGGCTCACCGGTATCGCAGCAGGTGAAGTCACCAACGCATCCACGAGTGGGATGTTGGATCCGACTACGCGGCAATGGGATCGGGAGCTCGTCGCCGAAGTCGGGTTGAAGCCCGATATGCTGCCGACGCTGCTCGTTCCAGGTGAGCGAATCGGTTCGCTGAGACCGGATGTGGCAGCGCTCGTCGGATCTCGTGCGGACGTCGTTGCCGTCGGGACCCACGACACGGCGTCGGCGATCGTCGCAGTTCCGGCGGAATCGTCGAGCTTCGCCTATATCGCGTCCGGCACGTGGTCTCTCGTCGGAGTCGAGGCACCAGGGCCGGTGATCTCGGCCGCAGCCAGGGACGCCGGGTTCACCAACGAAGCCGGCGTCGACGGGACTGTTCGCCTGCTGCGCAATGTCATGGGCTTGTGGCTCGTCCAGGAGTCCCTACGTCAATGGGAACGTGATGGCGTCACGTATTCGCTTGGCGACCTGCTGGCCGAAGCCGAGAGCCTCGGTGGCGTGGGGGCCGTAGTCGATCCGGATCTTCCGGTGTTTCTGCCACCGGGCGACATGCCGTCGAGAATCGCCGAGGAGTGCAGGGCCGCAGGTGTTCCCGTTCCGTCCACTCCTGCCGAGACCGTCCGCTGCATCATGGACAGCCTCGCGGCGGCATATGCCCGATCGGTTCGCACCGCCGGTGAGTTGGCCGGAATCGACATCGAGACGGTGCATATCGTCGGAGGAGGATCGCAGAACGAACTCCTGTGCCAGCTGACCGCCGACGCGACCGGCCTACCGGTCGTCGCTGGACCGGTGGAAGGTTCGGCGCTCGGAAACGTACTGGTGCAAGCCCGTGCGGCCGGCGCGATCGCGGGCGGAGTGGCCGAGATGCGCCACGTCGTCGGTCGGTCGTTTCCGCTGACCCGCTACCTGCCGCGGGGTGCTGACGCCGGCAGCTAG